A single window of Nocardioides kongjuensis DNA harbors:
- a CDS encoding MBL fold metallo-hydrolase, which produces MHLTYTLVGGATNVIDYAGLRILVDPTFDAPKTYHHDGVELVRTTTPAIAASDIGAVDLVLITHDHHIDHLDAAGRAVALAVATVVTTTDGAGRLGGEVNGLAEFESMQVPLPGGGAMTITGLPAQHGPEPLCQVMGQVLGFLLEAPGAPTVYLTGDNYSLDVSKEVAARIAPVDVVVMYGGGACFDGVNDGEMITMPNDGMVEVARLVEAKRIVPCHTEGWRHFTEGADSMQAAFEAAGLGDRFLPVRPGETISVTV; this is translated from the coding sequence GTGCACCTGACCTACACCCTGGTCGGCGGAGCGACCAATGTCATCGACTACGCCGGACTGCGCATCCTCGTCGACCCGACCTTCGACGCGCCGAAGACCTACCACCACGACGGCGTCGAACTGGTCAGGACGACGACGCCGGCGATCGCGGCGAGCGACATCGGCGCCGTCGACCTGGTGCTGATCACCCACGACCATCACATCGACCACCTCGACGCGGCGGGCCGCGCCGTCGCGCTCGCCGTCGCGACCGTCGTCACCACCACGGACGGTGCCGGACGACTCGGCGGTGAGGTCAACGGGCTCGCCGAGTTCGAGTCGATGCAGGTCCCGCTCCCCGGCGGTGGCGCGATGACGATCACCGGCCTCCCCGCGCAGCATGGTCCCGAGCCCCTGTGCCAGGTGATGGGACAGGTCCTCGGCTTCCTGCTCGAGGCGCCCGGTGCTCCGACCGTCTATCTCACCGGTGACAACTACTCACTCGACGTCTCCAAGGAGGTCGCGGCGCGCATCGCTCCGGTCGACGTCGTGGTGATGTACGGCGGTGGCGCCTGCTTCGACGGGGTGAACGACGGGGAGATGATCACGATGCCGAACGACGGCATGGTCGAGGTCGCCCGACTCGTCGAGGCGAAGCGGATCGTCCCGTGCCACACCGAGGGCTGGCGGCACTTCACCGAGGGTGCCGACTCGATGCAGGCGGCCTTCGAGGCGGCCGGTCTCGGCGATCGCTTCCTGCCGGTACGCCCGGGCGAGACGATCTCCGTGACCGTCTGA
- a CDS encoding enoyl-CoA hydratase/isomerase family protein — MTTVEPVTVPRVDAHDDGPVRVLTLCNEPKRNAFSGDMAARLKELMHEADADPAVRCIVVTGAGTTSFSAGHDLREVLEDPETAGDPVANAAFTTPPELGTPVIGAINGNAYAAGFILALNCDLRIAGRNARFCAVGAKIGLVPVGGQLSRILDVLTYPTAFKLLATGVPMDADEALACQFVAAVCDPADTVDRAVELGKQIASASPAVVRAVKTGLRVTRSQGLDVGMALEPALAAAIRPLADGQEGVAAFLEKRPATYPDHPRDLQDRLDAVVAAHLSGQS; from the coding sequence ATGACAACCGTAGAACCGGTCACCGTCCCCAGGGTCGACGCTCACGACGACGGGCCGGTTCGCGTGCTCACCCTCTGCAACGAGCCCAAGCGCAACGCCTTCAGCGGAGATATGGCCGCCCGCCTCAAGGAGCTGATGCACGAGGCGGACGCCGATCCTGCGGTGCGGTGCATCGTGGTGACCGGTGCCGGGACCACCTCGTTCTCCGCCGGTCACGATCTCCGCGAGGTGCTCGAGGATCCCGAGACCGCGGGCGACCCGGTCGCCAACGCTGCGTTCACCACTCCACCCGAGCTCGGCACGCCCGTCATCGGCGCGATCAACGGCAATGCGTACGCCGCCGGGTTCATCCTCGCCTTGAACTGCGATTTGCGGATCGCCGGTCGCAATGCCCGCTTCTGTGCGGTCGGCGCCAAGATCGGACTGGTGCCGGTCGGCGGCCAGCTGAGCCGGATCCTCGACGTCCTCACCTATCCGACGGCGTTCAAGCTCCTCGCGACGGGAGTGCCGATGGACGCCGACGAGGCACTCGCCTGCCAGTTCGTCGCCGCGGTCTGCGATCCGGCCGACACGGTCGACCGCGCCGTCGAGCTGGGCAAGCAGATCGCGTCGGCGTCCCCGGCGGTCGTGCGCGCCGTGAAGACCGGGCTGCGGGTGACCCGGAGTCAAGGTCTCGACGTCGGCATGGCTCTCGAGCCGGCGCTCGCCGCGGCGATCCGACCGCTCGCCGACGGCCAGGAGGGAGTGGCGGCCTTCCTGGAGAAGCGCCCCGCGACCTACCCGGACCATCCGCGAGACCTCCAGGACCGCCTGGACGCCGTCGTCGCGGCTCACCTCTCCGGGCAGAGCTGA
- a CDS encoding PucR family transcriptional regulator, which produces MDEGHAAIPLPATELSPDARRLVERLLLRREELARAIVADVQHEVVDYSGLGRLTVSDDILATALLTISDLLEGLLEEDTAMRANVEAIRRSASRRVHQEVSLPALLHSYRIWGAKVWQAVLTEAEADPALQQGALELVTPIFAYVDLLSITLAQVYVEESAGAFRGRDVLRSDVLESLLLGKALSDRARVELARLHLSGESEVVVMLVRLTDVAPERLRAESLDVLQACRDLLAAEVKMLLGVRDSDVLCLVRLANRMEGDPLVAAAHELAARNPLWRVCVGRPHQGLDGIPRSFREAQDAAAVAAAQHRRGRAVLFSEVILDRILVHSEYAEELLEEAMRPLVAYDERHSADLVPTLRAYVTNDLNMTRTAKDLHVNPNTVAYRLRRIAMLTGYDPTHSSGMVTLALALRLLDA; this is translated from the coding sequence ATGGATGAGGGCCACGCCGCGATTCCGCTGCCCGCGACCGAGCTGTCCCCTGACGCGCGTCGACTGGTGGAGCGCCTGCTGCTGCGCCGCGAGGAGTTGGCGCGGGCGATCGTGGCCGACGTCCAGCACGAGGTGGTCGACTACAGCGGCCTCGGACGGCTGACGGTCTCCGACGACATCCTGGCGACGGCCCTGCTCACGATCAGCGATCTCCTCGAGGGACTCTTGGAGGAGGACACCGCGATGCGCGCGAACGTGGAGGCCATCCGGCGCAGCGCGTCCCGACGGGTCCACCAGGAGGTGAGCCTGCCGGCACTGCTCCACAGCTATCGGATCTGGGGTGCGAAGGTCTGGCAGGCGGTGCTCACGGAGGCCGAGGCGGACCCTGCCCTGCAGCAGGGCGCGCTCGAGCTGGTCACACCGATCTTCGCCTACGTCGACCTGCTCTCGATCACGTTGGCGCAGGTCTACGTGGAGGAGTCCGCCGGCGCCTTCCGCGGACGCGACGTGCTGCGCAGCGACGTCCTCGAGAGCCTGCTGCTGGGCAAGGCCCTCTCCGACCGGGCCCGGGTCGAGCTCGCCCGGCTGCACCTCTCGGGGGAGAGCGAGGTCGTCGTGATGCTCGTCCGGCTCACCGATGTCGCGCCGGAACGGCTGCGGGCGGAGTCCCTCGATGTGCTGCAGGCCTGCCGGGACCTCCTCGCCGCCGAGGTGAAGATGCTGCTCGGCGTACGCGACAGCGACGTGCTGTGCCTGGTCCGGCTGGCCAACCGGATGGAGGGCGATCCCCTGGTCGCCGCGGCTCACGAGCTGGCTGCGCGCAACCCGCTCTGGAGGGTCTGCGTCGGACGCCCCCACCAGGGCCTGGACGGCATCCCCCGCTCGTTCCGCGAGGCCCAGGACGCTGCCGCGGTCGCCGCCGCACAGCACCGGCGCGGCCGGGCCGTCCTCTTCTCCGAGGTGATCCTCGACCGGATCCTGGTCCACAGCGAGTACGCCGAGGAGCTGCTCGAGGAGGCGATGCGGCCGTTGGTGGCCTACGACGAGCGGCACTCCGCGGACCTGGTGCCGACGCTGCGCGCCTACGTGACCAACGACCTCAACATGACGCGCACGGCCAAGGACCTCCACGTCAACCCGAACACCGTCGCCTACCGGTTGCGGCGGATCGCGATGCTCACCGGGTACGACCCGACCCACTCGAGCGGAATGGTGACGCTGGCGTTGGCCCTGCGGCTGCTCGACGCCTGA
- a CDS encoding MBL fold metallo-hydrolase has product MDDITLPDTAVDDWGVLSDGYAPWPLGGLGETGSVAATVSFVRSGDQRIIHDPGLIRSRSAVLGPLTERGFSAAEVTDVVISHHHPDHALNIALFENARTHDVWGIYKDDQWHSRMADGAEVAPGVKLIQTPGHTEQDITTLVLTKDGPVVFTHLWWTATVPEEDPFAVNADLLHSHRERILGLNPILIVPGHGPAFEPTNTTPR; this is encoded by the coding sequence ATGGACGACATCACCCTCCCCGACACCGCGGTCGACGACTGGGGGGTCCTGAGCGACGGCTACGCACCCTGGCCGCTCGGCGGCCTGGGCGAGACCGGCAGCGTCGCGGCGACGGTCTCCTTCGTCCGCAGCGGCGACCAGCGGATCATCCACGATCCCGGCCTGATCCGGAGCCGCTCGGCCGTCCTCGGCCCGCTCACCGAGCGGGGATTCTCCGCGGCAGAGGTGACCGACGTGGTCATCAGCCACCACCACCCCGACCACGCCCTGAACATCGCCTTGTTCGAGAACGCCCGCACGCATGACGTGTGGGGCATCTACAAGGACGATCAGTGGCACAGCCGGATGGCTGACGGCGCCGAGGTCGCACCCGGGGTGAAGCTCATCCAGACCCCGGGGCACACCGAGCAGGACATCACCACGCTCGTCCTCACCAAGGACGGCCCTGTCGTCTTCACCCACCTGTGGTGGACCGCCACGGTTCCCGAGGAGGACCCGTTCGCAGTCAACGCGGATCTGCTGCACTCCCACCGTGAGCGGATCCTGGGCCTGAACCCGATCCTCATCGTGCCCGGCCACGGCCCCGCCTTCGAGCCGACGAACACCACGCCGCGCTGA
- a CDS encoding flavin monoamine oxidase family protein, whose product MEDKMDCDVVVVGAGLAGLTAARDLLAAGQRVIVLEARDRVAGRNLGGHLKNGVAVEMGGQWIAEGHTEVLGLVGELGLETFASYDDGVPITLFRGQVTRATDLSQLGLTPTAAPEVDRMAGLLAELAETVSLSAPWLTEEAATLDATTFAEWVRSNTTEPEAVAYWQALVRGVFAAEPAELSLLHFLFYVKSNTSLEVLISTTGGAQEQRVVGGTHQISERLAEGLGDVVRLGRRVTRIVQTDTGVHVHADGAEVTARRVIVTVPPALAGRIDYEPALPAQRDALTQQMPMGSVIKTQIAYPKPFWREAGLNGLASNFDDGGLSVTLDNSPHDGSCGVIVGFFEGAEARAVADLTPEQRKDLAIESLVTFFGPEAADPIDYVEQDWMAEEFTRGCYGGRLGAGAWTSFGPALAAPVGRIHWAGAESAEVWNGYMEGAVRSGQRAAAEVLGGLSS is encoded by the coding sequence ATTGAGGACAAGATGGATTGCGACGTCGTAGTGGTAGGTGCTGGGCTGGCAGGGCTGACGGCCGCACGGGACCTCCTGGCAGCAGGCCAGAGGGTGATCGTGCTGGAGGCGAGAGACCGCGTCGCCGGACGTAACCTGGGCGGCCATCTCAAGAACGGCGTCGCCGTCGAGATGGGCGGGCAGTGGATCGCTGAGGGCCACACCGAGGTGCTCGGGCTGGTCGGCGAGCTCGGCCTGGAGACCTTCGCTTCGTACGACGACGGCGTTCCGATCACCCTCTTCCGCGGTCAGGTCACCCGGGCCACCGACCTGAGTCAGCTTGGCCTCACGCCCACGGCCGCCCCGGAGGTCGACCGGATGGCCGGACTGCTCGCGGAGCTGGCGGAGACCGTCTCGCTCTCAGCCCCGTGGCTCACCGAGGAGGCGGCCACCCTGGACGCCACCACCTTCGCGGAGTGGGTCCGCTCGAACACCACCGAGCCTGAGGCGGTGGCGTACTGGCAGGCGCTGGTGCGTGGTGTCTTCGCCGCAGAGCCGGCGGAGCTCTCCCTCCTCCACTTCCTGTTCTACGTCAAGTCGAACACCAGCCTGGAGGTCCTCATCAGTACGACGGGCGGCGCGCAGGAGCAGCGTGTCGTCGGCGGCACTCACCAGATCTCCGAACGCCTGGCCGAAGGTCTGGGCGACGTGGTTCGACTCGGCAGGCGCGTCACCCGGATCGTGCAGACCGACACCGGCGTCCACGTGCATGCAGACGGTGCAGAGGTGACTGCTCGAAGGGTGATCGTGACGGTTCCGCCGGCTCTGGCCGGGCGGATTGACTACGAGCCCGCCCTGCCGGCGCAGCGCGACGCGCTGACCCAGCAGATGCCGATGGGCTCGGTCATCAAGACGCAGATCGCCTACCCGAAGCCCTTCTGGCGTGAGGCGGGCCTGAACGGCCTCGCCAGCAACTTCGACGACGGCGGGCTCAGCGTCACTCTCGACAACTCGCCGCATGACGGCTCCTGTGGGGTGATCGTCGGCTTCTTCGAGGGGGCAGAGGCGCGCGCGGTCGCCGACCTGACGCCGGAGCAGCGCAAGGACTTGGCTATCGAGTCGCTCGTCACATTCTTCGGCCCGGAGGCGGCAGACCCCATCGACTACGTCGAGCAGGACTGGATGGCCGAGGAGTTCACCCGGGGCTGCTACGGGGGACGCCTCGGGGCCGGCGCGTGGACCAGCTTCGGTCCGGCCCTCGCCGCGCCGGTCGGTCGGATCCACTGGGCAGGTGCGGAGTCCGCGGAGGTCTGGAACGGCTACATGGAGGGCGCCGTCCGCTCGGGGCAGCGGGCCGCCGCAGAGGTGCTCGGCGGACTCTCCTCGTAG
- the mobF gene encoding MobF family relaxase produces the protein MHGGVKFYRGCAKAARTYVEADRSRADDYYLTEGSGVAQRFVATRIPDGGTTVAAAGDLDGDGYEAWVAGYDTNRHPKGRLRTDEKGLRFVEVVVNGPKTWSLAASLHPEIGDVYDAVQERAAVEIIDWLAEHSTTRIGPRGLQVQVPVEKLEAAVVRHYTSRAGDPHRHLHLQINARVFAQGRWRGLHSVGVMDSIEAINGIGHAAVMCDLEFRQVLAAYGYTLAPDSGEIAELAPFAGEFSHRAAQIGRHVDRYEAQWRAEHPGQEPGTGLRRAWDRRAWAEARPDKVVPTDGSELVARWREELHDLGFRPPIVAARLSAASVGGIDRDGVTDLVLTRLGSRRSSWNSADVRGEVERIVATAGVVVEPVVRRELVEDLTARTVGACLRLVDREDVPDHIRSLTSERVLAVETDLIGLIARRADQGGQDPSATRPVRIGPVVARRRLDAGQRQVVATLVGRSPLVVVEGAAGAGKTTTLAATAAVLGMEERRMMVVTPTLRAARVAEAEVGTPASSAAWLAHQYGYRWDADGRWTREPFDARAGRHLLDPRARLTPGDLLLVDEAGMLDQDTAHALFTIADETGARLALMGDRHQLPAVGRGGVLDHATRWAPAHAQVALDAVHRFTDPAYAELSLLMRTGNRPVHVFDELLGRGAIVIHRSDVERTAALIGAGADGDTVITDTRDQVADLNAGIRDRRHADHRSGHGADSSDAPVGRTRSGEPLWIGDQVTTRRNDRDLDVANRDRWTITGTDHHGTLQIRGDRGTRALPRDYAQAHVELAYATTVHGAQGDTVDHAHFALNETTGAAATYVAMTRGRHSNTAHLVADSVEDARQQWLTTFARDRADLGPARARERALDDIDRYGPTPRPRRPEYQLPLPVRQVPPSPTIGF, from the coding sequence ATGCACGGTGGGGTGAAGTTCTACCGCGGCTGCGCGAAGGCAGCCCGGACCTACGTGGAGGCAGACCGCTCGCGGGCCGATGACTACTACCTGACTGAGGGTTCCGGGGTGGCGCAGCGCTTCGTCGCGACGCGAATTCCTGACGGTGGCACGACCGTCGCCGCGGCCGGCGACCTCGACGGGGACGGGTACGAGGCATGGGTCGCGGGCTACGACACCAACCGGCATCCGAAGGGCCGGCTGCGCACGGACGAGAAGGGGCTGCGGTTCGTCGAAGTCGTTGTCAATGGTCCGAAGACGTGGTCGCTGGCCGCATCGCTGCACCCTGAGATCGGTGACGTGTACGACGCCGTGCAAGAGCGGGCGGCGGTCGAGATCATCGACTGGCTGGCGGAACACTCGACGACCCGGATCGGACCACGCGGACTGCAGGTCCAGGTCCCCGTCGAGAAGCTCGAGGCCGCGGTCGTGCGGCACTACACCTCCCGTGCTGGCGACCCGCACCGCCATCTGCACCTCCAGATCAACGCCCGAGTGTTCGCCCAAGGACGGTGGCGAGGTCTGCACTCGGTCGGGGTCATGGACTCGATCGAGGCCATCAACGGCATCGGTCACGCCGCTGTCATGTGCGACCTCGAGTTCCGTCAGGTTCTTGCTGCCTACGGGTACACGCTCGCCCCCGACTCCGGCGAGATCGCGGAACTGGCTCCGTTCGCCGGCGAGTTCAGCCACCGCGCGGCGCAGATCGGCCGGCACGTCGACCGGTACGAGGCCCAGTGGCGCGCCGAGCACCCCGGCCAAGAGCCCGGCACCGGGCTGCGGCGGGCCTGGGACCGGCGGGCGTGGGCCGAGGCGCGGCCGGACAAGGTGGTCCCGACCGACGGCTCCGAGCTGGTCGCCCGGTGGCGCGAGGAGCTCCACGACCTCGGGTTCCGACCGCCCATCGTTGCCGCAAGGTTGTCGGCTGCCTCGGTCGGAGGGATCGATCGCGACGGCGTCACCGATCTGGTGCTCACCCGGCTCGGGTCACGTCGCTCGTCGTGGAACAGCGCGGACGTCCGCGGCGAGGTCGAACGGATCGTCGCGACCGCCGGCGTCGTCGTAGAACCGGTCGTGCGACGCGAGCTGGTCGAAGACCTCACCGCCCGAACCGTCGGCGCCTGTCTTCGGCTGGTGGACCGTGAAGACGTTCCCGATCACATCCGCTCGCTGACCTCCGAGCGGGTGCTCGCGGTCGAGACGGACCTGATCGGCCTCATCGCGCGGCGCGCTGACCAAGGCGGTCAGGATCCGTCGGCGACGCGACCGGTCCGGATCGGTCCCGTCGTCGCCCGGCGGCGCCTCGACGCCGGTCAGCGGCAGGTGGTCGCGACGCTCGTTGGTCGCAGTCCGTTGGTAGTCGTCGAGGGCGCCGCCGGCGCGGGCAAGACCACCACACTTGCGGCGACCGCTGCAGTCCTCGGGATGGAGGAGCGCCGGATGATGGTGGTGACGCCGACCCTGCGCGCCGCGCGAGTCGCCGAGGCCGAGGTCGGCACCCCGGCGTCGTCCGCAGCTTGGCTGGCCCATCAGTACGGCTACCGGTGGGACGCCGATGGCCGCTGGACACGCGAACCATTCGACGCCCGTGCCGGCCGACATCTCCTCGACCCACGAGCACGACTGACGCCGGGCGACCTGCTGCTCGTCGACGAGGCCGGGATGCTCGACCAGGACACCGCCCACGCCCTGTTCACCATCGCCGACGAGACCGGCGCCCGGCTCGCTCTCATGGGTGACCGCCACCAGCTACCCGCCGTCGGCCGCGGCGGTGTTCTCGACCACGCCACCCGTTGGGCACCCGCCCATGCCCAGGTCGCGCTCGACGCGGTCCACCGGTTCACCGATCCGGCCTACGCCGAGCTGTCCCTGCTGATGCGCACAGGCAACCGTCCGGTGCACGTCTTCGACGAGCTCCTCGGCCGCGGCGCCATCGTCATCCACCGTAGCGACGTCGAACGCACCGCCGCCCTCATCGGGGCCGGGGCCGACGGTGACACCGTCATTACCGACACCCGGGACCAGGTCGCCGACCTCAACGCCGGCATCCGCGACCGCCGCCACGCCGACCACCGCTCCGGCCACGGTGCCGACTCCAGCGACGCTCCGGTCGGTCGCACCCGGTCCGGCGAACCACTCTGGATCGGCGATCAGGTCACCACCCGACGCAACGACCGCGACCTCGACGTCGCCAACCGCGACCGCTGGACCATTACCGGAACCGATCACCATGGCACCCTCCAGATCCGAGGCGACCGAGGCACCCGAGCCCTCCCCCGCGACTACGCACAGGCCCATGTCGAGCTCGCCTACGCCACCACGGTCCACGGCGCCCAGGGCGACACCGTCGACCACGCCCACTTCGCCCTCAACGAGACCACCGGCGCCGCCGCGACCTACGTCGCCATGACCCGCGGCCGGCACTCCAACACCGCCCATCTCGTCGCCGACAGCGTCGAGGACGCCCGTCAGCAGTGGCTCACGACGTTTGCCCGTGACCGGGCCGATCTCGGCCCCGCCCGTGCGCGCGAACGTGCCCTGGACGACATCGACCGCTACGGCCCCACCCCACGCCCAAGGCGACCCGAGTATCAGCTTCCCCTACCCGTCCGGCAGGTTCCCCCCAGCCCGACCATCGGCTTCTGA
- a CDS encoding FadR/GntR family transcriptional regulator, giving the protein MVRPIEKINRDSVAQQVFSDLMSRILAGEFEPGVRLPAEHALSESYGVSRASVRAALQKLATLGLVESRVGEGTFVRDSSLESLSREVSPLVARDSMTPHVTEFRELIERASTSLAVERASDAELDRFVELADSLLARAGEHDLGTYLDDDYEFHLALCKLSHNPLYEWMYGSIRDLFKLRIRSNLDKTAEAYPDALKASAQTHQLFAQALRRRDEAGALALIHSIVNLPPSLVEPGADR; this is encoded by the coding sequence GTGGTACGCCCGATCGAGAAGATCAATCGCGACAGCGTCGCGCAGCAGGTGTTCAGCGATCTCATGTCGCGCATCCTGGCCGGCGAGTTCGAGCCCGGGGTGAGGCTGCCGGCCGAGCATGCGCTGTCGGAGAGCTACGGCGTCAGCCGCGCGTCCGTTCGGGCCGCACTGCAGAAGCTCGCGACGCTCGGTCTGGTCGAGAGCCGGGTCGGCGAGGGCACCTTCGTGCGCGACAGCTCGCTCGAGTCGCTCTCCCGAGAGGTCAGCCCCCTGGTCGCGCGCGACTCCATGACTCCGCATGTCACCGAGTTCCGGGAGCTGATCGAGAGGGCGTCGACGTCGTTGGCGGTCGAGCGGGCGAGTGACGCGGAGCTCGACCGCTTCGTCGAGCTCGCCGACAGTCTGCTGGCTCGCGCGGGCGAGCACGATCTCGGGACCTATCTCGACGACGACTACGAGTTCCACCTGGCGCTGTGCAAGCTCAGTCACAACCCGCTCTACGAGTGGATGTACGGCAGCATCCGCGACCTGTTCAAGCTGCGCATCCGCTCGAATCTCGACAAGACGGCCGAGGCCTACCCGGACGCGCTCAAGGCGAGCGCCCAGACCCATCAGCTCTTTGCGCAGGCGCTTCGACGTCGTGACGAGGCGGGCGCCCTCGCGCTGATCCACTCGATCGTCAATCTGCCCCCGTCGCTCGTGGAGCCGGGCGCCGACCGGTAG
- a CDS encoding MFS transporter: MRPVVAVGLIAASTLLSMSAWFSATFVVPQLRVEWGLGAAETSALTIAVQLGFVVGALLSAATGLVDAVPGRMLMCIGGLGAAACNAGLLLCDGVGGALPLRILTGIFLAGVYPPALKEVSTWYLRSRGKALGVMIGALTIGSALPHLVGAVGGVDWRVVIATTSVLSAAGGLVVCVVRGEGAHPFPRRPVSLAAGFRSMRNRDVVLANLGYVGHMWELYAMWAGVGVFIAALPSVAQRPNGDNLAALLAFVCIGTGAAGCLVGGVLGDRWGRPRAALTALICSGGTALVLAATYDAFPLTVTVLLCAFWGFWVIADSAQFSALVTETADPDYVGGALSLQLAFGYVTTMVSLWLVPQLVEHVSWRAALVALALGPAVGILAMIAADRRRAGSRALAA; encoded by the coding sequence ATGCGACCGGTCGTGGCCGTGGGCCTGATCGCGGCCAGCACCCTGCTCTCGATGAGCGCCTGGTTCTCGGCGACCTTCGTGGTGCCTCAGCTCCGGGTCGAGTGGGGACTCGGGGCCGCGGAAACCTCCGCACTGACGATCGCCGTCCAGCTCGGCTTCGTGGTCGGAGCTCTGCTCTCCGCAGCGACCGGCCTCGTCGACGCCGTGCCGGGGCGGATGCTCATGTGCATCGGCGGACTGGGGGCCGCGGCATGCAATGCGGGACTGCTCCTCTGCGACGGCGTGGGAGGGGCCCTCCCGCTGCGGATCCTCACCGGGATCTTCCTCGCCGGCGTCTATCCCCCTGCGCTCAAGGAGGTCTCGACGTGGTATCTGCGCAGCCGCGGCAAGGCCCTCGGCGTCATGATCGGGGCGCTCACGATCGGCTCGGCACTCCCGCACCTCGTCGGCGCCGTCGGCGGCGTGGACTGGCGCGTGGTCATCGCGACCACGAGCGTGCTCTCGGCAGCCGGTGGCCTCGTCGTCTGCGTCGTCCGGGGTGAGGGCGCGCACCCGTTCCCTCGACGTCCGGTCAGCCTCGCGGCAGGCTTCAGGTCGATGCGCAACCGGGACGTGGTGCTGGCCAACCTCGGCTATGTCGGTCACATGTGGGAGCTCTACGCGATGTGGGCCGGAGTGGGCGTCTTCATCGCCGCGCTGCCGTCCGTCGCCCAGCGTCCGAACGGCGACAATCTCGCCGCGCTGCTCGCGTTCGTGTGCATCGGGACCGGAGCCGCGGGCTGTCTCGTCGGCGGCGTGCTGGGGGACCGGTGGGGTCGTCCTCGCGCGGCGCTGACCGCGCTGATCTGCTCGGGAGGCACGGCGCTGGTGCTCGCCGCGACGTACGACGCGTTCCCGCTGACCGTCACCGTCCTGCTCTGCGCGTTCTGGGGGTTCTGGGTGATCGCCGACTCGGCCCAGTTCTCGGCACTGGTCACCGAGACGGCGGACCCCGACTACGTCGGCGGAGCGCTGTCCCTCCAACTGGCCTTCGGCTATGTCACCACGATGGTGTCGCTGTGGCTCGTCCCGCAGTTGGTCGAGCACGTCTCGTGGCGCGCCGCGCTCGTCGCGCTGGCGCTCGGTCCCGCCGTGGGGATCCTCGCGATGATCGCCGCCGACCGACGAAGGGCCGGCTCCCGTGCGCTGGCCGCCTGA
- a CDS encoding TetR/AcrR family transcriptional regulator, which yields MAYVRAAEREEQIVAATLRVLRATGVAGLTLRAVATEAGVPLGTLHYVFPTKELLLRSVIDTVIRDLAAVLRTDVDLDRGLEHALRQSMMNYWRHLVESDTSGQIVQYELTTYSVRSESALARLQYESYVSVASELFEQAATAAGEVCAIAFDELARLSVAGTDGLILQYLADPAHDRAMIDLERLLKMLHSLAAPQAGG from the coding sequence GTGGCCTACGTCAGAGCAGCCGAGCGCGAGGAGCAGATCGTCGCCGCGACCCTCCGGGTCCTGAGAGCGACCGGCGTCGCGGGTCTGACCCTTCGCGCCGTTGCGACCGAAGCGGGCGTCCCTCTGGGAACGTTGCACTACGTGTTTCCGACGAAGGAGCTGCTCCTGCGGTCCGTGATCGACACCGTGATCCGCGATCTTGCGGCCGTGCTGCGCACGGACGTGGATCTCGATCGCGGCCTCGAGCACGCACTGCGCCAATCGATGATGAACTACTGGCGCCACCTGGTGGAGTCGGATACGAGCGGTCAGATCGTGCAGTACGAGCTCACGACCTACTCCGTGCGTTCAGAGAGCGCCCTGGCTCGCCTGCAGTACGAGTCATACGTGTCGGTCGCGAGCGAGCTGTTTGAGCAAGCAGCGACCGCCGCAGGCGAGGTTTGCGCCATCGCCTTCGATGAGTTGGCCCGGCTCTCCGTGGCGGGCACCGACGGTCTCATTCTCCAGTACCTCGCCGACCCCGCCCACGACCGCGCGATGATCGACTTGGAACGACTTCTCAAGATGTTGCACTCCCTTGCAGCCCCGCAAGCAGGCGGCTGA